A genome region from Variovorax paradoxus includes the following:
- a CDS encoding L-threonylcarbamoyladenylate synthase, with protein sequence MILDGRSPEGIAEAARLLRAGGLVAFPTETVYGLGADATSDTAVAGIFEAKGRPADHPLIVHVAAGIKGTEALSRFAQPLPPFAQKLVQAFWPGPLTLIVTRQPGVGAAAAGGQDTIGLRCPSHPVAQALLQACAEQGVPGVAGPSANRFGRVSPTTAQHVQDEFGDTIPVLDGGASEVGIESTIVDCSRGAPVLLRPGAITRAQVEAACGEKLADREVLETPDPRASGTLEAHYAPDAKVRLMDAKAIQTGLDVLGANAAHIAVWTRAAMRSRSQRLLLRRMPDDAAATAQQLFAVLREFDAQGVKLIWVETPPDTPEWEGVKDRLQRASMA encoded by the coding sequence ATGATCCTGGACGGCCGTTCGCCCGAAGGCATTGCCGAGGCGGCGCGCCTGCTGCGCGCGGGCGGGCTGGTCGCCTTTCCGACCGAGACGGTCTACGGCCTGGGCGCCGACGCCACCAGCGACACCGCCGTGGCCGGCATCTTCGAGGCCAAGGGCCGGCCAGCGGACCATCCGCTGATCGTGCACGTGGCCGCCGGCATCAAGGGCACCGAGGCGCTGTCGCGCTTCGCGCAGCCGCTGCCGCCGTTCGCCCAGAAGCTGGTGCAGGCCTTCTGGCCCGGCCCGCTCACCCTGATCGTCACGCGCCAGCCCGGCGTGGGCGCGGCGGCCGCCGGCGGGCAGGACACCATCGGCCTGCGCTGCCCGTCGCATCCGGTGGCGCAGGCGCTGCTGCAGGCATGCGCCGAGCAGGGCGTGCCCGGCGTCGCGGGGCCCAGCGCCAACCGCTTCGGCCGCGTGAGCCCGACCACGGCGCAGCACGTGCAGGACGAGTTCGGCGACACGATCCCGGTGCTCGACGGCGGTGCCAGCGAGGTGGGCATCGAGTCGACCATCGTCGACTGCAGCCGCGGTGCCCCGGTGCTGCTGCGGCCCGGCGCGATCACGCGCGCACAGGTCGAGGCCGCCTGCGGCGAGAAGCTCGCCGACCGTGAAGTGCTCGAAACGCCCGACCCGCGCGCCTCGGGCACGCTGGAGGCGCACTACGCGCCCGACGCCAAGGTGCGGCTGATGGACGCCAAGGCGATCCAGACCGGCCTCGACGTGCTCGGCGCCAACGCCGCGCACATCGCGGTGTGGACCCGCGCCGCGATGCGCAGCCGCTCGCAGCGCCTGCTGCTGCGCCGCATGCCCGACGATGCCGCGGCGACCGCGCAGCAGCTCTTTGCGGTGCTGCGCGAGTTCGACGCGCAGGGCGTCAAGCTGATCTGGGTCGAGACGCCGCCGGACACGCCCGAATGGGAAGGCGTGAAAGACCGGCTGCAGCGCGCATCGATGGCCTGA
- a CDS encoding 5-(carboxyamino)imidazole ribonucleotide synthase, with product MSSNNADLPILPGATLGVLGGGQLGRMFVHAAQRMGYFTAVLDPDADSPAGRVSHHHIHTDYSDVDGLARLAGLADAVTTEFENVPAPSLEHLAVARPVSPAAPAIAIAQDRIAEKAHFTRCGVPCAPYAAIETAAQLAAVDDSLLPGILKTARLGYDGKGQQRVKTRAELVEAWQATGCVPCVLEKMLPLEFECSVILARGRDGQVVHFPPQRNLHRDGILAVTEVHPQNMPKTVAQGAVNSAKSIANGLGYVGVLCVEFFALADGSLVVNEMAPRPHNSGHYTMEACDVSQFELQVRTLAGLPLAAPRQHSPAIMLNLLGDLWFQEGADKPVTPRWSEVLALPGAHLHLYGKMEPRRARKMGHLTFTGATLEAVRATASQAALLLGLPAVTTADVA from the coding sequence GTGAGCAGCAACAATGCCGACCTGCCCATCCTTCCGGGCGCCACGCTCGGCGTGCTCGGTGGCGGCCAACTGGGGCGCATGTTCGTCCACGCCGCCCAGCGCATGGGCTATTTCACGGCGGTGCTCGACCCCGACGCCGACAGCCCCGCCGGCCGGGTGAGCCACCACCACATCCACACCGACTACAGCGACGTCGACGGCCTCGCCCGGCTGGCCGGCCTGGCCGACGCGGTGACCACCGAGTTCGAGAACGTGCCCGCGCCGTCGCTGGAGCATCTGGCCGTGGCCCGTCCGGTGTCGCCCGCCGCCCCGGCCATCGCCATCGCGCAGGACCGCATCGCCGAGAAGGCCCACTTCACGCGCTGCGGCGTGCCCTGCGCGCCCTATGCCGCCATCGAGACCGCGGCGCAACTCGCCGCCGTCGACGACAGCCTGCTGCCCGGCATCCTGAAGACCGCGCGCCTGGGCTACGACGGCAAGGGCCAGCAGCGCGTGAAGACGCGCGCCGAACTGGTCGAGGCCTGGCAGGCCACCGGCTGCGTGCCCTGCGTGCTCGAGAAGATGCTGCCGCTCGAATTCGAGTGCTCGGTGATCCTGGCGCGCGGCCGCGACGGCCAGGTGGTGCACTTTCCGCCGCAGCGCAACCTGCATCGCGACGGCATCCTGGCCGTGACCGAGGTGCATCCGCAGAACATGCCCAAGACGGTGGCGCAGGGCGCGGTCAACTCGGCGAAGAGCATCGCCAACGGCCTGGGCTACGTCGGCGTGCTGTGCGTCGAATTCTTCGCGCTGGCCGACGGTTCGCTGGTGGTCAACGAGATGGCGCCGCGTCCGCACAACAGCGGCCACTACACCATGGAAGCCTGCGACGTGTCGCAGTTCGAGCTGCAGGTGCGCACCCTGGCCGGCCTGCCGCTGGCCGCGCCGCGCCAGCACAGCCCCGCGATCATGCTCAACCTGCTGGGCGACCTGTGGTTCCAGGAAGGCGCCGACAAGCCCGTCACGCCGCGCTGGAGCGAGGTGCTCGCGCTGCCCGGCGCCCATTTGCACCTCTACGGAAAGATGGAGCCGCGGCGCGCCCGCAAGATGGGCCACCTGACCTTCACCGGCGCCACGCTCGAAGCGGTGCGTGCCACCGCATCGCAGGCGGCGCTGCTGCTGGGCCTGCCGGCGGTGACCACCGCCGACGTCGCATGA
- the purE gene encoding 5-(carboxyamino)imidazole ribonucleotide mutase, whose product MNETIQVGVVMGSSSDWETMRNAVEILQQFGISHEAKVVSAHRMPDALFAYAESAAGRRLTAIIAGAGGAAHLPGMLASKTTVPVLGVPVASRHLQGVDSLYSIVQMPKGVPVATFAIGNAGAANAALFAVSMLAVNDPALRAKLDAFRTAQTAAAEAMTLPPAPAGEAAPVSPFSPQGGGAL is encoded by the coding sequence ATGAACGAAACCATTCAGGTCGGTGTAGTGATGGGCTCGAGCTCCGATTGGGAGACGATGCGCAACGCGGTCGAGATTCTCCAGCAATTCGGAATCAGCCACGAAGCAAAGGTGGTCTCGGCCCACCGGATGCCCGATGCCCTCTTTGCGTATGCCGAAAGCGCAGCCGGGCGCAGGCTCACCGCGATCATCGCGGGCGCGGGCGGCGCGGCCCACCTGCCGGGCATGCTGGCCTCGAAGACCACGGTGCCGGTGCTCGGCGTGCCGGTGGCCAGCCGGCATCTGCAGGGCGTCGATTCCCTCTACAGCATCGTGCAGATGCCCAAGGGCGTGCCGGTGGCCACCTTTGCCATCGGCAACGCCGGCGCGGCCAACGCGGCGCTGTTCGCGGTGTCGATGCTGGCGGTGAACGACCCGGCGCTGCGCGCGAAGCTCGACGCCTTCCGCACGGCGCAGACCGCCGCCGCCGAAGCCATGACCCTGCCGCCGGCCCCCGCGGGCGAGGCCGCCCCTGTGTCTCCTTTCTCGCCGCAAGGCGGAGGTGCCCTGTGA
- a CDS encoding tetratricopeptide repeat protein: MIDITLENFQAELIEGSVGTPVLLDIWAEWCGPCKQLGPVLEKLEVEYAGRFTLAKLDADKVPQISSQLSEMFGVRSIPFCVMFKDGQPVDGFVGAIPAEKIREFLDKHVPGADEAEAAAQEEAAQEALAGGDTQGALEKLQHAVATDPANDDACFDYVKLLLQEGRIDDAKVAFAPVIAKTTLVRRFDALQRWMDAIDFAAPPAGAAPALADFDSRITANKRDFDARFGRARLLMAAQRWTDAMDELLDILMRDKTWSEDLARKTYIAILDVIEPPKVKVADGQIPPDDPVVATYRRRLSSVVLS; the protein is encoded by the coding sequence ATGATCGACATCACTCTCGAAAATTTCCAGGCCGAACTGATCGAAGGCTCCGTCGGCACACCCGTGCTGCTGGACATCTGGGCCGAATGGTGCGGCCCCTGCAAGCAGCTCGGGCCGGTGCTCGAAAAGCTCGAGGTCGAGTACGCCGGACGCTTCACGCTGGCCAAGCTCGACGCCGACAAGGTGCCGCAGATCTCGTCGCAGCTGTCCGAGATGTTCGGCGTGCGCAGCATCCCGTTCTGCGTGATGTTCAAGGACGGCCAGCCGGTGGACGGCTTCGTCGGCGCCATTCCGGCCGAGAAGATCCGCGAATTCCTCGACAAGCACGTGCCCGGCGCCGACGAGGCCGAGGCCGCTGCCCAGGAAGAAGCCGCGCAGGAGGCGCTGGCCGGCGGCGACACGCAAGGTGCGCTCGAGAAGCTGCAGCATGCCGTAGCCACCGACCCGGCCAACGACGACGCCTGCTTCGACTACGTCAAGCTGCTGCTGCAGGAAGGCCGCATCGACGACGCCAAGGTCGCCTTTGCGCCGGTGATCGCCAAGACCACGCTGGTGCGCCGCTTCGATGCACTGCAGCGCTGGATGGACGCTATCGATTTCGCAGCGCCTCCCGCAGGTGCGGCGCCCGCACTGGCCGATTTCGACAGCAGGATCACCGCCAACAAGCGCGATTTCGACGCCCGTTTCGGCCGCGCCCGCCTGCTGATGGCGGCGCAGCGCTGGACGGACGCGATGGACGAGCTGCTCGACATCCTGATGCGCGACAAGACCTGGAGCGAGGACCTCGCCCGCAAGACCTACATCGCGATCCTCGACGTGATCGAGCCGCCGAAGGTGAAGGTGGCCGACGGGCAGATCCCGCCGGACGATCCGGTCGTGGCCACCTACCGCCGCCGGCTCAGCAGCGTGGTGCTGAGCTGA
- a CDS encoding META domain-containing protein, with product MRSFARLARPARRTALPVFAALLGALLAACGSGISLDEPIEGPAWRLVQLGDEPIAPGSDAQLQFDRSSGRVSGSGGCNRISGTFTRSGSTLKIGQMASTRMACLDPTRGANEAQFIAALQSTASYSLAGPGRLALLDARGRTVALLNSGGR from the coding sequence ATGCGTTCCTTCGCCCGCCTTGCCCGCCCCGCCCGCCGGACCGCGCTGCCCGTATTCGCCGCCCTGCTGGGCGCGCTGCTGGCAGCCTGCGGAAGCGGCATCAGCCTCGACGAGCCGATCGAAGGCCCGGCCTGGCGCCTCGTCCAGCTGGGCGACGAGCCCATCGCACCGGGCAGCGACGCACAGCTGCAGTTCGACCGCAGCAGCGGCCGCGTGAGCGGCTCGGGCGGCTGCAACCGCATCTCGGGCACCTTCACGCGCAGCGGCAGCACGCTGAAGATCGGCCAGATGGCCTCGACCCGCATGGCCTGCCTCGACCCCACGCGCGGCGCCAACGAAGCGCAGTTCATCGCCGCGCTGCAGAGCACGGCCAGCTACAGCCTGGCCGGACCGGGCCGGCTGGCGCTGCTGGATGCGCGCGGGCGCACCGTGGCGCTGCTGAACAGCGGCGGCCGCTGA
- a CDS encoding phosphoribosylaminoimidazolesuccinocarboxamide synthase: MTTVHTSSIQSLPLLARGKVRDNYAVGEDRILMVASDRLSAFDVIMGEPIPGKGEILTKMALWWFDRLGQICPNHLTGDAPESAVTEAEVPQVTGRSMLVKRLKPIPVEAVVRGYLAGSGWKEYQESRSVCGVPLPEGLTNASKLPRPIFTPAAKAAAGEHDENISYERVVEIVGPKLAQQIRETSIAIYETAAQIALAKGMIIADTKFEFGLDEAGTLVLMDEVLTPDSSRYWPVEGYEAALAAGTNPPSYDKQFVRDWLEATKINGKPWDKTPPAPRLPAEVIEKTAAKYREALERLTG; encoded by the coding sequence ATGACCACCGTCCACACCTCCTCCATCCAGAGCCTGCCCCTGCTTGCGCGCGGCAAGGTGCGCGACAACTACGCCGTCGGCGAAGACCGCATCCTGATGGTCGCGAGCGACCGGCTCAGCGCCTTCGACGTGATCATGGGCGAGCCCATTCCCGGCAAGGGCGAGATCCTCACGAAGATGGCGCTCTGGTGGTTCGACCGCCTCGGCCAGATCTGCCCCAATCACCTGACCGGCGACGCGCCCGAGAGCGCGGTCACCGAGGCCGAAGTGCCGCAGGTCACCGGACGTTCGATGCTGGTCAAGCGCCTGAAGCCGATTCCGGTGGAAGCGGTGGTGCGCGGCTACCTCGCCGGCAGCGGCTGGAAGGAATACCAGGAAAGCCGTTCGGTCTGCGGCGTGCCGCTGCCCGAAGGCCTCACCAACGCCAGCAAGCTGCCGCGCCCGATCTTCACCCCCGCGGCCAAGGCCGCCGCCGGCGAGCACGACGAGAACATCAGCTACGAGCGCGTGGTGGAAATCGTCGGCCCCAAGCTGGCGCAGCAGATCCGCGAGACCAGCATCGCCATCTACGAAACCGCCGCGCAGATCGCGCTGGCCAAGGGAATGATCATTGCCGACACCAAGTTCGAATTCGGCCTCGACGAGGCCGGCACGCTGGTGCTGATGGACGAGGTGCTCACGCCCGACAGCTCGCGCTACTGGCCGGTCGAAGGCTACGAAGCCGCACTGGCCGCCGGCACCAACCCGCCGAGCTACGACAAGCAGTTCGTGCGCGACTGGCTCGAGGCCACCAAGATCAACGGCAAGCCCTGGGACAAGACGCCGCCGGCGCCGCGCCTGCCGGCGGAAGTCATAGAGAAGACGGCCGCCAAGTACCGCGAGGCACTGGAACGGCTCACGGGCTGA
- the fba gene encoding class II fructose-bisphosphate aldolase (catalyzes the reversible aldol condensation of dihydroxyacetonephosphate and glyceraldehyde 3-phosphate in the Calvin cycle, glycolysis, and/or gluconeogenesis), whose amino-acid sequence MALVSMRELLDHAAANGYGIPAFNVNNLEQVQAVMEAAKETGAPVILQASAGARKYAGEAFIKHLIQAAIEQYPNIPLVMHQDHGQSPAICQGAIDLGFSSVMMDGSLHEDGKTPASFDYNIDVTRKVVQLAHKVGVTVEGELGCLGSLETGMAGEEDGIGAEGVLDHSALLTDPEEAAQFVKATQLDALAIAIGTSHGAYKFTRKPTGDILSIQRVKEIHARLPNTHLVMHGSSSVPQDLLEIIRKYGGNMKETYGVPVEEIQEAIKYGVRKINIDTDIRLAMTGAVRKFMAENPEKFDAREWLKPAREAAKQICKQRYIEFGCEGQGPKIKGDTLQVVAAKYAKGELAQAVI is encoded by the coding sequence ATGGCACTCGTCTCGATGCGCGAACTGCTCGACCATGCCGCAGCCAATGGCTACGGCATCCCGGCCTTCAACGTCAACAACCTCGAACAGGTCCAGGCCGTCATGGAGGCCGCCAAGGAAACCGGCGCCCCCGTCATCCTGCAAGCCAGCGCAGGTGCCCGCAAGTACGCAGGCGAAGCCTTCATCAAGCACCTGATCCAGGCCGCCATCGAGCAGTACCCGAACATCCCGCTGGTCATGCACCAGGATCACGGCCAGAGCCCCGCCATCTGCCAGGGCGCCATCGACCTGGGCTTTTCGTCCGTGATGATGGACGGCTCGCTGCACGAAGACGGCAAGACCCCCGCTTCGTTCGACTACAACATCGACGTGACGCGCAAGGTCGTGCAGCTGGCGCACAAGGTCGGCGTGACCGTCGAAGGCGAACTGGGCTGCCTGGGTTCGCTCGAGACCGGCATGGCCGGCGAGGAGGATGGCATCGGCGCCGAAGGCGTGCTCGACCACTCCGCGCTGCTGACCGACCCCGAGGAAGCCGCCCAGTTCGTGAAGGCCACGCAGCTCGACGCGCTGGCCATCGCCATCGGCACCAGCCACGGTGCCTACAAGTTCACCCGCAAGCCCACCGGCGACATCCTGTCGATCCAGCGCGTGAAGGAAATCCACGCCCGCCTGCCCAACACCCACCTGGTGATGCACGGCTCGTCGTCGGTGCCGCAGGACCTGCTGGAAATCATCCGCAAGTACGGCGGCAACATGAAGGAAACCTACGGTGTGCCCGTCGAGGAAATCCAGGAAGCCATCAAGTACGGCGTGCGCAAGATCAACATCGACACCGACATCCGCCTGGCGATGACCGGCGCGGTGCGCAAGTTCATGGCCGAGAACCCCGAGAAGTTCGACGCCCGCGAATGGCTCAAGCCCGCGCGCGAAGCCGCCAAGCAGATCTGCAAGCAGCGCTACATCGAGTTCGGCTGCGAAGGCCAGGGCCCGAAGATCAAGGGCGACACCCTGCAGGTGGTCGCGGCCAAGTACGCCAAGGGCGAACTGGCACAGGCCGTGATCTGA
- a CDS encoding alpha/beta hydrolase, translated as MTFPFFASLRQRRGVFVTAVSIGAAAVLSACSPVKVLNGLVPGDTYRFQGGLAYGKAPRQVLDVYQPLPSTVPATGARPLVVFFFGGTWTNGDRASYKFVGEALAARGAVVVVPDYGLSPAFTYPVFVRDSALAVKWALDHAAQLGADPKQVYVMGHSSGGYNAAMVALDDRWLGEVGASPRQLAGWIGLAGPYDFLPIGDPQAQAAFNWPDTPRDSQPLAHASAASPRALLMAASKDKLVYPDRNTGRMAAALREAGVPVDVKLFDNLSHVTLIGAFAKPIQWLGGPVLPPVLDFIGLTSVQSDKGPR; from the coding sequence ATGACCTTTCCCTTTTTTGCTTCGCTGCGGCAGCGCCGCGGCGTTTTCGTCACCGCCGTCTCGATCGGCGCCGCCGCCGTGCTGTCGGCCTGCTCGCCGGTCAAGGTGCTCAACGGGCTGGTGCCCGGCGACACCTACCGGTTCCAGGGCGGCCTGGCCTACGGCAAGGCGCCGCGCCAGGTGCTCGACGTGTACCAGCCGCTGCCGTCCACCGTGCCGGCGACGGGGGCGCGCCCGCTGGTGGTGTTCTTCTTCGGCGGCACCTGGACGAACGGCGACCGTGCAAGCTACAAGTTCGTCGGCGAGGCGCTGGCCGCGCGCGGCGCGGTGGTGGTGGTGCCCGACTACGGCCTGTCGCCGGCCTTCACCTACCCGGTGTTCGTGCGCGACAGCGCGCTGGCCGTCAAGTGGGCGCTCGACCACGCCGCGCAGCTCGGTGCCGACCCGAAGCAGGTCTACGTGATGGGGCACAGCTCGGGCGGCTACAACGCCGCCATGGTGGCGCTGGACGATCGCTGGCTCGGCGAGGTGGGGGCCAGCCCCAGGCAGCTCGCGGGCTGGATCGGCCTGGCCGGCCCCTACGACTTCCTGCCCATCGGCGACCCGCAGGCGCAGGCCGCGTTCAACTGGCCGGACACGCCGCGCGACTCGCAGCCGCTGGCGCATGCGTCGGCGGCGTCGCCACGGGCCCTGCTCATGGCGGCGTCGAAGGACAAGCTCGTCTATCCCGACCGCAACACCGGCCGGATGGCCGCCGCGCTGCGCGAAGCCGGCGTGCCGGTGGATGTGAAACTGTTCGACAACCTGAGCCACGTGACGCTGATCGGTGCGTTCGCCAAGCCCATCCAGTGGCTGGGCGGCCCGGTGCTGCCGCCGGTCCTGGACTTCATCGGGTTGACGTCAGTGCAGTCCGACAAGGGCCCTCGGTAG
- a CDS encoding Lrp/AsnC family transcriptional regulator codes for MSTTKLRSPLELDRTDRAILRTLQRDASLSNVALAARVNLSAAACLRRVERLKEAGLIKGMVALLDPDALELGMLVMIGVVLDRSTPDSFADFEKAAQKVSGCLECHVVTGEFDYFMLVRTRDNDSFNRLHAEQLLYLPGVRQIRTFVVLKQVLSTTQLPI; via the coding sequence ATGAGCACAACAAAATTGCGTTCTCCTCTGGAGCTCGATCGCACCGACCGCGCCATCCTGCGTACCCTGCAGCGCGATGCGTCGCTCTCCAACGTCGCGCTGGCAGCCAGGGTGAACCTGAGCGCAGCCGCCTGCCTGCGGCGCGTGGAGCGGCTCAAGGAGGCGGGGCTCATCAAGGGCATGGTCGCGCTGCTCGACCCCGACGCGCTCGAACTCGGCATGCTCGTGATGATCGGCGTGGTGCTCGACCGCTCCACGCCCGACTCCTTCGCCGATTTCGAGAAGGCGGCGCAGAAGGTCTCGGGTTGCCTCGAGTGCCATGTGGTCACGGGCGAGTTCGACTACTTCATGCTCGTGCGCACGCGCGACAACGACAGTTTCAACCGCCTGCACGCCGAGCAGCTGCTGTACTTGCCGGGCGTGCGGCAGATCCGCACCTTCGTCGTGCTCAAGCAGGTGCTGTCGACCACGCAGCTTCCCATCTGA